From a region of the Candidatus Sulfotelmatobacter sp. genome:
- a CDS encoding chromate transporter: MTDDPLPVLALRFAGLSLIAVGGVNALLPAIHATTVTQMHWLTPAAFNASVALAQAAPGPNLLLVPLVGWHVAGLAGAGVALLAFVVPSTLVAVAGARWLRHHQDNATVGALRRALRPVAGGLMLASAIAVWLSAVRAWPSSNAWIAAALGAIALATMLATLRWKLNPLAWIAIAAALGAIVPLR, encoded by the coding sequence ATGACCGACGATCCGTTGCCGGTGCTGGCGCTGCGTTTCGCCGGGCTCTCGCTGATCGCGGTGGGCGGCGTCAACGCGCTGCTGCCGGCGATCCACGCCACCACCGTCACCCAGATGCACTGGCTGACGCCGGCGGCGTTCAACGCGTCGGTCGCGCTGGCGCAGGCGGCGCCCGGCCCGAACCTGCTCTTGGTGCCGCTGGTGGGCTGGCACGTCGCCGGTCTGGCCGGCGCGGGCGTCGCGCTGCTCGCCTTCGTCGTCCCCTCGACCCTGGTCGCGGTCGCCGGCGCGCGTTGGCTGCGGCACCATCAGGACAACGCGACCGTCGGCGCGCTGCGGCGCGCGCTCCGTCCGGTCGCCGGCGGCCTCATGCTGGCGTCCGCTATCGCGGTGTGGCTCAGCGCCGTGCGCGCGTGGCCGTCCTCGAACGCGTGGATCGCGGCGGCGTTGGGCGCGATCGCGCTTGCGACGATGCTCGCGACGCTGCGCTGGAAGCTCAACCCGCTGGCGTGGATCGCGATCGCCGCCGCGCTCGGCGCGATCGTACCGCTGCGCTAG
- a CDS encoding IPT/TIG domain-containing protein, producing the protein MVSNFVPRSSTVTRAGAVLCLVVLGCVVYGIGHAASGHPVGSPTTWGWAPVLFATGLTAAATGQWNPFSIAAGADGRLSLSKWQTVIWTFVALWAYVVLFVHNVGLACTPSDVQSCQLGFPQSLLVLLGFSATTLIGAAGITGSQIAKGTIVKQQAQQLDLNWKWLVLGDDGNIDLTRFQVLLWTLVSVGVFVGDAVAALAGATFTPNLPDIGNALVLLMGFGQATYLGGKLIVTPGRPTILNFSAPSVQVGQSVTVTGTGFGAADPGSTLRLNGAVVPTTSWADTTIVFTVPPAQPWNQQPWQLPATPGVTVLVGALTSEAKTLTVGS; encoded by the coding sequence TTCGTACCGCGCAGCTCGACGGTGACGCGCGCCGGTGCCGTGCTCTGCCTCGTCGTGCTGGGCTGCGTCGTCTACGGCATCGGGCACGCCGCGAGCGGGCACCCGGTGGGCAGCCCCACCACCTGGGGTTGGGCGCCGGTCCTGTTCGCGACCGGTCTGACCGCCGCGGCCACCGGGCAGTGGAACCCGTTCTCGATCGCGGCGGGCGCCGACGGACGCTTGAGCCTCTCGAAGTGGCAAACGGTCATCTGGACGTTCGTCGCGCTGTGGGCGTACGTCGTGCTGTTCGTCCACAACGTCGGCCTCGCGTGCACGCCGTCCGACGTCCAATCGTGTCAGCTCGGCTTCCCGCAGAGTCTGCTGGTGCTGCTCGGCTTCTCCGCCACGACGCTGATCGGCGCCGCCGGCATCACCGGCAGCCAGATCGCGAAAGGCACGATCGTCAAACAACAGGCGCAGCAGCTCGACCTGAACTGGAAGTGGCTGGTCCTCGGCGACGACGGCAACATCGATCTGACCCGCTTCCAAGTACTGCTGTGGACGCTCGTCTCCGTCGGCGTCTTCGTCGGCGACGCCGTCGCCGCGCTGGCCGGAGCGACGTTCACGCCGAACCTGCCCGACATCGGCAACGCGCTCGTCCTCTTGATGGGCTTCGGTCAGGCGACGTATCTGGGCGGCAAGCTGATCGTCACGCCGGGCCGCCCGACGATCCTGAACTTCTCCGCACCCAGCGTGCAGGTCGGTCAGTCGGTGACCGTGACGGGAACCGGCTTCGGCGCGGCGGATCCCGGTTCGACGTTGCGCCTCAACGGCGCCGTCGTGCCGACCACGTCGTGGGCCGACACCACGATCGTGTTCACCGTCCCGCCGGCGCAACCGTGGAACCAGCAGCCCTGGCAGCTGCCGGCGACGCCGGGTGTCACCGTGCTGGTCGGCGCGCTGACCAGCGAGGCGAAGACGCTCACCGTCGGCAGCTAG
- a CDS encoding thiamine pyrophosphate-dependent dehydrogenase E1 component subunit alpha encodes MPTTASSPTLTREQSLKLFRDMVTQRAVDTRGFQLNRQGKIGIAMGSEGHEAVQAGTGLAFERGKDLLYPYYRNTGLILAVGFPLVDLFRSQLARANDRTGARSIINHVTAKDLGIASISSIIAAQCTHAVGAAWALKRAGARDRVVFCQFGEGATSQGEWHEALNFAAVHALPVLFLCENNQWAISTHVSKQMRVPEVAPRADGYGIRGMSCDGFDPVAVYTTVRDARAHAAAGDGPVLVESHCYRFLSHTTDDDDRTYRSRDEVAGQRPNDPLPKFEQSLIEAGTLTADEARAIRREIADLVNRTTDEVEAEPLPAAATLYGNVYAGADDAWITT; translated from the coding sequence ATGCCGACCACCGCCAGCAGCCCGACGTTGACCCGCGAGCAATCGCTCAAGCTTTTCCGCGACATGGTGACCCAGCGAGCGGTCGACACACGCGGTTTCCAACTCAACCGGCAAGGGAAGATCGGCATCGCGATGGGCTCTGAAGGGCACGAAGCCGTGCAAGCCGGGACCGGCCTCGCGTTCGAACGCGGCAAGGATCTGCTCTACCCGTACTATCGCAACACCGGGCTGATTCTGGCGGTCGGCTTCCCGCTGGTCGACTTGTTCCGCTCGCAGCTGGCGCGCGCGAACGATCGCACCGGCGCGCGCTCGATCATCAACCACGTCACCGCCAAAGATCTGGGGATCGCGTCGATCTCCTCGATCATCGCCGCGCAGTGCACGCACGCCGTCGGCGCCGCCTGGGCGCTCAAACGCGCGGGCGCGCGCGACCGCGTCGTCTTCTGCCAGTTCGGCGAGGGCGCGACCAGCCAAGGCGAGTGGCACGAAGCGCTCAACTTCGCGGCCGTCCACGCGCTGCCGGTGCTGTTCCTGTGCGAGAACAACCAGTGGGCGATCTCGACGCACGTCTCCAAGCAGATGCGCGTGCCCGAAGTGGCGCCGCGCGCCGACGGCTACGGCATCCGCGGAATGAGCTGCGACGGCTTCGACCCCGTCGCGGTTTATACGACCGTGCGCGACGCGCGCGCGCACGCGGCGGCCGGCGACGGCCCGGTGCTGGTCGAGTCGCACTGCTACCGCTTCCTCTCGCACACGACCGACGACGACGACCGCACCTATCGCTCGCGTGACGAGGTCGCCGGCCAGCGCCCCAACGATCCGCTGCCGAAGTTCGAGCAGTCGCTGATCGAAGCGGGGACCCTAACCGCCGACGAGGCGCGCGCGATTCGCCGCGAGATCGCCGACCTGGTCAATCGCACGACCGACGAGGTCGAAGCGGAGCCGTTGCCCGCGGCGGCGACGCTCTACGGCAACGTCTACGCCGGCGCCGACGACGCCTGGATCACGACCTGA
- a CDS encoding TetR/AcrR family transcriptional regulator, translating into MSSEPRRPYDIDTLTDVALRVFAERGYDGASMDDVARAAGITKASIYHHVSGKEALLERGLTRALDALFAILREPGALEGRALARLQYIVSRVAEVTLRLLPELTVLFRARGTAKSERDALERRREFDRIVTDLVRGAQRDGDLRADLDPRLAVRLVFGMSNSVVEWYRPGGVLEPATVTATVVLMVFEGLGVRGR; encoded by the coding sequence GTGAGCTCGGAGCCGCGTCGCCCGTACGACATCGACACGCTGACCGACGTCGCGCTGCGCGTCTTCGCGGAGCGCGGCTACGACGGCGCGTCGATGGACGACGTCGCGCGCGCGGCCGGAATCACCAAAGCCTCGATCTATCACCACGTCAGCGGCAAGGAGGCGTTGCTCGAGCGCGGGCTGACCCGCGCGCTCGACGCGCTGTTCGCGATCCTGCGCGAGCCGGGTGCCCTCGAAGGCCGTGCGCTGGCGCGCTTGCAGTACATCGTCTCCCGCGTCGCGGAGGTGACGCTGCGGCTGTTGCCGGAGCTGACCGTGCTCTTTCGCGCGCGCGGGACGGCGAAGAGCGAGCGCGATGCGCTCGAGCGGCGGCGCGAGTTCGACCGGATCGTCACCGACCTGGTGCGCGGGGCGCAACGCGACGGCGACTTGCGTGCGGATCTCGATCCGCGGCTAGCGGTGCGGCTGGTGTTCGGCATGTCGAACTCGGTCGTCGAGTGGTACCGGCCCGGCGGCGTGCTCGAGCCGGCGACGGTCACCGCGACGGTCGTCTTGATGGTGTTCGAGGGGCTCGGTGTCCGCGGCCGCTGA
- a CDS encoding chromate transporter produces the protein MSAAAESHATPTLAAIAREIGRLGLLGFGGIGPQAYHVFVTRTQWLSPEEFAELSGVGQALPGPNIVNLVAICGDRWHGPSGTLVALAALIVPPAVVALVLAALIEPFAGAARVVAVESAIVAACAGLTLATTLRVLGTIAQRRTFAFALCGALAAFVLWRSTQMPYATIAAVGVGFAVELLALRRAR, from the coding sequence GTGTCCGCGGCCGCTGAGTCGCACGCGACGCCCACGCTCGCGGCCATCGCGCGCGAGATCGGGCGACTGGGACTGCTCGGGTTCGGCGGCATCGGCCCGCAGGCGTATCACGTCTTCGTGACGCGCACGCAGTGGCTCTCGCCCGAGGAGTTCGCCGAGCTGTCGGGCGTCGGCCAAGCGCTGCCGGGTCCGAACATCGTCAATCTGGTTGCGATCTGCGGCGATCGCTGGCACGGGCCGTCCGGCACGCTGGTCGCGCTGGCCGCGCTGATCGTGCCGCCGGCCGTGGTCGCGCTCGTGCTGGCCGCGCTGATCGAACCGTTCGCCGGCGCGGCGCGGGTCGTCGCGGTCGAGTCCGCGATCGTCGCCGCCTGCGCGGGCCTGACGCTGGCGACGACGCTGCGCGTGCTGGGCACGATCGCGCAGCGGCGCACGTTCGCGTTCGCGCTGTGCGGCGCGCTGGCGGCGTTCGTGCTGTGGCGCTCGACGCAGATGCCGTACGCGACGATCGCGGCCGTCGGCGTCGGCTTCGCGGTCGAGCTGCTCGCGCTGCGCCGGGCGCGATGA